From a region of the Candidatus Hydrogenedens sp. genome:
- a CDS encoding DUF58 domain-containing protein: MDKRNYIVSKLFWIILLAFILSLGFLFKSMYLVYAIYVFLMIFVISDFLNRLWLKIIECNRSVGPLIINEGQEVEVTVFVRNKFWLPVPWVYVEDIIPSGSECIGSNAQFLMLMPDEMVTISYKLRFPRRGYHKIGPLMLETGDFFGLQRRFRTDDKQEYITVLPSVVYIKSFQVSTRRPHGPVRVSHKIYEDPTRIYGIREYVPGDPIKSIHWKVSAKANKLQVKTYEPATVLGATLAIDMFEDNYLPQNREERMELAITTTASIAYLLYLSGEPVGLVTNGLDASDTAKYQRDSETSLARDDLITKLVQEIQPERISPLMVPTKRSPVQLQKILENLARIVPNKIVSMTYLLQITAPHIPRDNALVLIVPQVSDDLASVIENMKARGFIVNVFIIKDDNAYQEAVIKLGKLGIFVFHIQHEQDLFYIAPQRIGV, translated from the coding sequence ATGGATAAACGAAATTATATTGTATCAAAACTATTCTGGATAATTTTACTTGCATTTATCCTATCATTAGGCTTTTTATTCAAGAGTATGTATCTGGTTTATGCAATTTATGTTTTTTTGATGATTTTTGTAATTTCTGATTTTCTGAACAGGTTATGGTTAAAAATCATAGAGTGTAATCGCTCTGTTGGTCCTTTGATTATCAATGAAGGGCAGGAAGTAGAAGTAACTGTTTTTGTTCGTAACAAATTTTGGTTACCTGTACCATGGGTATATGTGGAGGATATTATTCCTTCGGGAAGTGAATGTATAGGGTCGAATGCACAATTTTTAATGCTCATGCCTGATGAAATGGTTACAATTTCTTACAAGTTGCGATTTCCAAGACGGGGTTATCATAAGATTGGTCCTTTGATGTTAGAAACAGGGGATTTCTTTGGATTACAAAGACGCTTCCGAACAGATGATAAGCAAGAATATATAACTGTATTACCTTCTGTGGTATATATAAAAAGTTTTCAAGTATCCACGAGGAGACCACATGGACCTGTAAGAGTGTCCCATAAAATTTATGAAGACCCAACACGAATTTATGGAATACGGGAATATGTGCCTGGAGACCCCATAAAATCCATTCATTGGAAAGTTTCTGCTAAAGCAAATAAATTACAAGTAAAAACCTATGAACCCGCAACTGTATTAGGTGCCACTCTTGCTATAGATATGTTTGAAGATAACTACCTTCCACAGAATCGAGAAGAACGAATGGAATTGGCTATAACAACGACAGCCTCTATTGCTTATCTTCTTTACCTTTCCGGTGAACCTGTAGGTTTGGTTACCAATGGACTTGATGCAAGTGATACAGCAAAATACCAAAGAGACTCCGAAACATCTCTTGCTCGTGATGACCTGATTACAAAATTGGTCCAGGAAATACAACCAGAGCGTATAAGTCCTCTTATGGTTCCTACCAAAAGGTCTCCTGTTCAATTACAAAAAATATTAGAAAATCTTGCGAGAATTGTTCCCAATAAAATAGTGAGTATGACTTATCTCTTACAAATAACTGCACCTCATATTCCAAGAGATAACGCTCTTGTTTTAATAGTTCCCCAAGTTTCAGATGATCTTGCTTCAGTTATTGAAAATATGAAAGCAAGGGGATTTATTGTTAATGTTTTTATTATTAAAGATGACAATGCCTATCAAGAAGCAGTTATCAAATTAGGAAAATTAGGAATTTTCGTTTTTCATATACAACATGAACAGGATTTGTTTTATATAGCACCTCAAAGGATTGGAGTCTAA